The following proteins are co-located in the Brevibacillus laterosporus DSM 25 genome:
- a CDS encoding DUF1430 domain-containing protein: MKKTLASLLVFIFAVSFLLVYNQTSQNELDQMEKAGEGISRQFGIPDYANFSSPDEMYPILLEAAIESKVNIFKTHINYGVDDEVQIHKYVLMTTSTRLFDSFRLEKGKFLTSDDTQQSNSFLSTVDTGNQDQVGILKTFGNNHLFEIKPLKVAYEHLPVTGQYFVEASEERYNEFVDRVISKIISNKMADQGALFTPEDFKGQSYNSGEMEIKEDFFTYIRYLIIIIVIIMLIYYIFNESKRIGVMKMHGLSNLYLWYIVVGRLITIIFVLTTTTSVLAALLIKGTTVQFIGSVIISQLISYIIVTLISFIAYIYISRIKVVDVIKNRKETNGIFVLNTLLKTGCTIFLILIILSTWSQYNDLHIKQENLKSWERSKDYGVFYPVKVGNDLEDLQKGSHKTTVTKVTGLYPLLNRMGAVYIHARAYEQKSLVLNRKFDGIRSISVNLNYLHEFPVYDIQNNPVKIFEDTSDFILLVPEKYRDNEKDIMDYFKKSRKSRLEADENLFKIKIPDRVKNQQITIVWIANDQKIFSFNPDVFRLENNIIVDPIIQVITEKNSLVADKANMMIGGGGRDPLKVKLINRDSQQTLKALEPELKRLELDDNLTNLIAVDQYVLEQIYDLQKQRNQLLLISFGLIAGLLVLVVQNLSVFFSKYQRRFIVRRLFGADFFKTYKEYMWLLTMTWVIQLGICFLINNGLASSLVEKAGSVFAVASSIYQAIGSSDINVLAVGGGVFLFELVASVLALFVIEHKNKVEILKGGV; this comes from the coding sequence TTGAAAAAAACATTAGCTAGTTTGCTAGTCTTTATTTTCGCAGTTTCTTTTTTGTTGGTTTACAATCAAACCTCTCAAAATGAACTTGATCAAATGGAAAAGGCAGGAGAGGGAATTTCAAGGCAGTTTGGGATTCCTGACTATGCGAATTTTTCTTCACCGGATGAGATGTACCCGATCTTACTAGAAGCGGCCATCGAGAGCAAGGTCAATATTTTCAAAACACACATCAATTACGGCGTAGATGACGAGGTTCAAATTCACAAATACGTGCTGATGACAACCAGCACCCGGTTATTTGATTCTTTTCGATTAGAAAAGGGGAAGTTTCTGACCTCGGACGACACGCAGCAGAGTAATTCCTTCCTATCAACGGTAGATACCGGTAACCAGGATCAGGTAGGTATACTCAAAACTTTTGGTAATAACCACCTGTTCGAAATAAAACCGCTTAAGGTTGCTTATGAACATCTTCCCGTAACAGGCCAGTATTTTGTCGAAGCATCTGAAGAACGATACAATGAGTTTGTTGACCGAGTCATCAGCAAAATAATTTCTAATAAAATGGCTGACCAAGGGGCTTTGTTTACTCCTGAAGATTTTAAGGGTCAATCTTACAATTCAGGAGAAATGGAAATCAAGGAAGACTTCTTTACATACATTAGGTACTTAATTATTATCATCGTGATCATTATGCTCATCTACTATATTTTTAACGAGTCCAAGCGGATCGGCGTTATGAAAATGCACGGCCTGTCTAACTTGTATCTATGGTACATAGTCGTAGGGAGATTAATTACCATTATTTTTGTTCTAACTACAACTACCTCTGTACTTGCAGCCTTGCTAATAAAGGGCACAACTGTTCAGTTCATAGGAAGTGTTATCATTTCTCAATTGATCAGTTATATCATTGTCACTTTAATTTCATTCATCGCCTATATCTACATCTCTAGAATCAAGGTAGTCGATGTAATCAAGAACCGCAAAGAAACGAATGGCATCTTCGTTTTGAACACCCTACTCAAGACTGGATGCACGATATTTCTCATCCTGATCATCCTTTCAACCTGGAGTCAGTATAATGATTTGCATATCAAGCAGGAAAATCTGAAGAGTTGGGAGCGCAGCAAGGATTATGGTGTGTTCTATCCCGTAAAGGTTGGGAATGATTTGGAGGATTTACAGAAAGGATCACACAAAACGACTGTAACTAAAGTCACAGGACTTTACCCTCTACTCAATCGAATGGGAGCCGTATATATTCACGCGAGAGCATATGAGCAAAAATCGCTTGTTCTTAACAGGAAATTTGACGGCATACGTTCTATTTCGGTAAATCTTAATTATCTGCATGAGTTTCCTGTGTATGATATTCAAAATAATCCTGTAAAAATTTTTGAAGATACAAGTGATTTCATTTTGCTTGTACCTGAAAAATACCGTGATAATGAAAAAGATATTATGGATTACTTTAAGAAAAGCAGAAAGAGTCGTCTTGAAGCGGATGAGAACCTGTTTAAAATAAAGATTCCAGATCGCGTAAAGAATCAACAGATTACAATCGTTTGGATTGCTAATGATCAGAAAATTTTTAGCTTCAACCCTGATGTATTTCGCTTAGAAAACAATATCATTGTAGATCCGATCATTCAAGTGATCACTGAGAAAAACAGTCTTGTTGCAGATAAGGCAAACATGATGATCGGTGGTGGGGGCCGAGATCCGTTAAAGGTGAAGCTGATCAATAGAGACAGCCAGCAGACGTTAAAGGCGCTGGAGCCAGAACTCAAAAGGCTAGAACTCGATGACAACCTGACAAACCTAATAGCAGTTGACCAGTACGTTTTAGAGCAGATATACGATCTACAAAAGCAGAGGAACCAGCTTTTGCTCATAAGCTTCGGACTGATAGCGGGGTTATTAGTGCTTGTTGTGCAGAATCTGAGTGTATTCTTCAGCAAATATCAACGAAGATTTATCGTTCGCAGATTATTTGGCGCTGATTTTTTTAAAACGTACAAGGAGTATATGTGGCTTTTAACAATGACATGGGTGATTCAATTGGGTATCTGTTTCCTTATTAACAACGGGCTGGCATCTAGTTTGGTGGAGAAGGCGGGAAGTGTTTTTGCAGTGGCGTCATCCATCTACCAAGCAATCGGATCATCTGATATTAATGTGCTTGCAGTAGGGGGTGGGGTATTCTTATTTGAATTAGTAGCGTCCGTTCTTGCACTTTTCGTTATCGAGCATAAAAACAAAGTGGAAATCCTGAAGGGAGGGGTTTAA
- a CDS encoding lactococcin 972 family bacteriocin, which yields MMLKKGMVGLIAVLTLAMGSQAMATDGKAELVNSNVTPFKTTGIGGGDWNYGSSKIGAQKKCWSYYKHPEKFHSATAIIGDDEDTDYAEAGEWAKAEAYADKKYTCYAHWDNKAKRPK from the coding sequence ATGATGTTGAAAAAAGGCATGGTAGGCTTGATTGCAGTACTGACTTTGGCAATGGGCTCTCAAGCGATGGCGACAGATGGTAAGGCTGAACTGGTCAACTCTAATGTGACTCCGTTCAAGACGACAGGCATTGGTGGTGGTGATTGGAATTACGGCTCATCCAAAATTGGTGCTCAAAAGAAATGCTGGTCCTATTACAAACACCCGGAAAAATTTCATTCTGCGACAGCTATCATAGGAGACGATGAAGATACGGATTATGCGGAAGCTGGCGAATGGGCAAAGGCAGAAGCATATGCAGACAAGAAATATACCTGTTATGCACACTGGGATAATAAGGCAAAACGACCTAAATAA